Proteins from a single region of Candidatus Woesearchaeota archaeon:
- a CDS encoding glutamate--tRNA ligase, producing MKDLILPHALHNAIQFQGKGNSKVVLGAVLKEHPQLKSDVPSLMKEIDAVFKDLSTLSIEQMQQKLNQLRPDLTKPTTCEIPQGPLKALPNACKGEVVVRIAPSPSGPLHIGHAYGTSLNYEYAKMYNGKLILRLEDTNAENIYPQAYELIERDARWMTDNGINEVVLQSSRLGMYYDNAEKLVMAGNAYVCTCSAEEWKELKNKAIPCPCRTISINENKLRFAKLFGEYAEGEAVVRIKTDIAHKNPAMRDFPIMRIVEHIHPKTGKSQRVWPLMIFSVAVDDHELGITHVLNGKDHTDNGEKERLIMQMLGWKTPEYKHWGMINFDGFTLSTTQTRQAIEQGKYNGWDDIRIPFLPALRRRGYQPGAFRKFAIEIGLSLNDKTVTMEEFWKMINSFNRDIIEPNANRYFFVHDPVKIELNGASHKKVSMALHDSFPDRGMRTLTSSSTVYLGRKDVDHLEEGKIHRLIDFCNIVMENGKYKVVSEKYEEFKNASNRGSIIHWLPVCSDLINVEVLLEDGSIIKGFGEPVLKNIKERDIVQFERFAFCTLDAKTSSTLVFWYLHK from the coding sequence ATGAAAGATCTTATCCTTCCTCACGCACTGCACAACGCCATCCAATTTCAAGGCAAAGGTAATTCTAAAGTTGTTTTAGGAGCCGTACTCAAAGAACATCCACAATTAAAAAGCGACGTTCCGAGCTTAATGAAAGAAATAGATGCAGTATTCAAAGATCTCTCTACTTTGAGTATCGAACAAATGCAGCAAAAGCTCAATCAACTACGTCCTGATCTAACCAAACCCACTACCTGCGAAATTCCCCAAGGTCCGCTTAAAGCATTACCCAACGCTTGCAAAGGCGAAGTTGTCGTGAGAATTGCTCCCTCTCCTTCTGGACCTTTGCATATTGGTCATGCCTATGGTACCTCACTTAACTACGAATACGCCAAGATGTACAACGGTAAACTAATTTTACGTCTTGAAGATACCAATGCAGAAAACATCTATCCGCAAGCCTATGAACTAATCGAACGCGATGCACGTTGGATGACAGACAATGGTATTAATGAAGTTGTGCTTCAATCTTCACGTTTAGGCATGTATTACGACAATGCAGAAAAATTGGTTATGGCTGGCAATGCGTATGTGTGTACCTGTTCTGCTGAAGAATGGAAAGAGCTGAAGAATAAAGCCATTCCCTGTCCCTGTCGAACCATTTCTATCAATGAAAACAAGCTACGATTTGCAAAACTCTTTGGAGAATATGCCGAAGGAGAAGCAGTTGTGCGTATCAAAACAGATATTGCTCACAAGAATCCCGCCATGCGTGATTTTCCCATCATGCGTATTGTTGAACATATCCACCCTAAAACCGGAAAGTCACAACGTGTTTGGCCTTTAATGATTTTTAGCGTCGCGGTCGATGATCATGAATTAGGTATTACGCATGTTCTGAATGGTAAAGACCATACAGACAACGGCGAAAAAGAGCGCTTAATTATGCAGATGCTAGGCTGGAAAACGCCAGAGTATAAACATTGGGGCATGATCAATTTTGATGGATTCACATTAAGCACCACTCAAACTCGTCAAGCAATTGAACAAGGAAAATATAATGGGTGGGATGACATTCGTATTCCATTTTTACCTGCACTACGTCGCCGTGGCTATCAACCGGGTGCGTTTCGCAAATTTGCTATTGAAATAGGTCTAAGTCTGAATGATAAAACCGTTACCATGGAAGAGTTCTGGAAAATGATTAACTCGTTTAATCGTGACATCATTGAACCAAACGCAAATCGTTACTTTTTCGTGCATGATCCTGTGAAAATTGAACTTAATGGTGCTTCTCATAAAAAAGTAAGCATGGCCTTGCATGATAGTTTTCCTGATCGGGGTATGCGAACATTAACATCAAGTTCTACTGTCTATCTTGGACGTAAAGATGTTGATCATCTCGAAGAAGGTAAAATTCATCGTCTCATTGACTTTTGTAACATTGTTATGGAGAATGGTAAATACAAGGTTGTTTCTGAAAAGTATGAAGAATTCAAAAATGCTTCTAACCGTGGGTCAATTATCCATTGGTTGCCTGTCTGTTCAGATCTTATCAACGTGGAAGTCTTACTCGAAGATGGCTCAATCATCAAAGGCTTTGGCGAACCCGTGCTCAAGAACATCAAAGAACGCGATATCGTGCAATTTGAACGCTTTGCATTTTGTACGTTGGACGCAAAAACTTCCTCTACTCTAGTATTTTGGTACTTGCATAAATAA
- a CDS encoding VOC family protein: MEYSSKDPSGHLKLTVSDFQKSNIFYSLLFDMLGFEQISIKEQSAGWVTPQGFGIWIAQAKITDLKPVFSAPGFHHLCLKATSPQQVDAIYTLMKNQTFIFDPPQKYSKYTEKYYAFFFADPDGMKLEVAYY; this comes from the coding sequence ATGGAATATTCGTCTAAAGATCCTTCAGGTCATCTCAAACTTACTGTAAGCGATTTTCAAAAAAGTAATATTTTCTATTCACTTCTTTTTGATATGTTGGGCTTTGAGCAGATCTCTATAAAAGAACAGAGTGCAGGATGGGTTACTCCTCAAGGTTTTGGTATTTGGATCGCACAAGCAAAAATAACTGACCTCAAACCAGTTTTTTCTGCCCCTGGCTTTCATCATCTTTGTCTTAAAGCTACGTCTCCACAACAAGTCGATGCCATATACACTCTGATGAAAAATCAAACTTTTATTTTCGATCCTCCACAAAAGTACTCGAAATATACAGAAAAATACTATGCTTTCTTTTTTGCCGATCCGGATGGAATGAAATTAGAAGTGGCATATTATTAA
- a CDS encoding GNAT family N-acetyltransferase encodes MQNLHIRLIEQRDLKILAKLYCKVYDHFDVGEKWKPASALKLMQYHYNQQPDLFFVAEIDQRIVGGFVAEIQPWWDGNRLINGEIFVDPAYQKHGVGTVLSKALYEKAIKKYRALTFDTITFAKTTYPLAWYSKLGFTKMDNLMLISGNLKKVLKNLKKK; translated from the coding sequence ATGCAAAACCTCCACATTCGTCTTATTGAGCAACGTGATCTCAAAATTCTCGCAAAACTCTACTGTAAAGTCTATGATCACTTTGATGTGGGAGAGAAATGGAAACCTGCATCCGCCCTCAAACTCATGCAGTATCATTACAATCAACAACCTGATCTCTTTTTTGTCGCAGAAATAGATCAAAGAATTGTGGGTGGGTTTGTCGCTGAGATTCAACCGTGGTGGGATGGCAATCGCCTGATTAACGGCGAGATTTTTGTTGATCCTGCATATCAAAAACATGGTGTTGGGACGGTTCTCTCAAAAGCACTCTACGAAAAAGCAATTAAGAAATACCGTGCTCTTACCTTTGATACCATTACGTTTGCCAAAACAACCTATCCTCTTGCGTGGTATAGTAAGCTAGGTTTTACCAAAATGGATAATTTAATGCTGATTTCTGGCAATCTCAAGAAGGTTCTCAAGAATTTGAAGAAGAAATAA
- a CDS encoding PRC-barrel domain-containing protein codes for MAEKDKCYSKELLGKTIVSKSGKKFGEVGDLIYEVGSGELIHIVLRNGTAYIDRMELEKTKDGQVLIPFSAVIATGDYIVVAEEDIV; via the coding sequence ATGGCAGAGAAAGACAAGTGTTATTCTAAAGAACTCCTAGGAAAAACTATTGTATCCAAATCTGGTAAGAAGTTTGGAGAAGTAGGAGATCTCATCTACGAAGTTGGATCAGGAGAATTGATTCATATCGTATTGCGTAATGGAACCGCATACATCGACCGTATGGAACTTGAAAAAACCAAAGACGGCCAAGTATTAATTCCATTCTCCGCAGTTATTGCAACCGGTGATTATATCGTTGTTGCAGAAGAAGATATTGTTTAG
- the lgt gene encoding prolipoprotein diacylglyceryl transferase yields MWTHSLDPVLVHLGPLEIRWYGLVYVLGFLFAAWLLHKYRSHLNMSKDEVWDLMLYVILGVLIGSRVFEVFWEPRYYLSNPLNFFKVWQGGMSFHGGFVGIIAGVWLYARKTKRSFSQLADIISMPAMLALAFGRIANFVNGELWGTVADQTKTWWCVNFKNTGGQDLCRHPQQLYAATYRFMIAGWLWFLLSKNKFRTGQVTSVRDQHFSSFRAGFLFWNFVLLEGIGRFIVDFWREDTLWGPLTIGQWFSAAMVVVAVVVMIRRYKDDWKKITQK; encoded by the coding sequence ATGTGGACTCATTCCCTTGATCCTGTATTAGTCCATCTCGGACCGCTCGAAATTCGCTGGTATGGGTTGGTCTATGTTCTGGGTTTTCTGTTTGCTGCCTGGTTATTACATAAATATCGTTCTCATCTCAACATGAGCAAAGATGAAGTCTGGGATTTGATGCTCTATGTTATTTTAGGAGTATTAATTGGCTCGCGTGTTTTTGAAGTCTTTTGGGAACCACGTTACTATCTTTCTAATCCTTTGAATTTCTTTAAAGTCTGGCAAGGAGGCATGAGTTTTCATGGCGGGTTTGTTGGTATAATTGCAGGGGTATGGCTCTATGCTCGCAAGACAAAACGGTCATTTTCACAACTTGCTGATATCATTTCCATGCCAGCCATGCTTGCACTTGCGTTTGGCAGAATTGCTAACTTCGTGAATGGGGAATTATGGGGCACTGTTGCCGATCAAACAAAGACTTGGTGGTGTGTCAATTTCAAAAACACCGGTGGTCAAGATCTCTGTCGACATCCTCAACAGTTGTATGCTGCTACATATCGTTTTATGATTGCTGGTTGGCTGTGGTTTTTGCTATCAAAGAATAAGTTCAGGACAGGTCAAGTCACTAGCGTTCGTGACCAGCACTTCTCTTCATTTCGTGCTGGCTTTCTCTTCTGGAACTTCGTCCTCCTTGAAGGTATCGGTCGTTTCATCGTTGACTTTTGGCGCGAAGACACACTCTGGGGTCCCTTGACAATTGGTCAATGGTTTAGTGCTGCGATGGTTGTCGTGGCAGTTGTGGTAATGATACGAAGGTACAAAGATGATTGGAAAAAGATAACTCAAAAATAA
- a CDS encoding zf-TFIIB domain-containing protein has product MDCPKCKSKEIQEIDAELLTFFKCRKCGYDDSK; this is encoded by the coding sequence ATGGATTGCCCCAAGTGCAAGTCAAAAGAGATCCAAGAAATCGACGCAGAACTTCTCACATTCTTTAAGTGCCGTAAATGCGGTTATGATGATAGTAAATAA
- a CDS encoding helix-turn-helix domain-containing protein codes for MHKEAVLQQFGLTEAEVKVYLYLLQYGEETASEIAKKNSMNRTFTYDRLKKLHDAGLVSSVIKDNKKYFLATEPQQLLSLLKEREEQIKDVLPELEKMRKPKEDVPKVEVYSSLKGVKTALNLMLKEQQTVFVHGSLNLFKGAFSVHFEIWNTRRVNLKIPLKILSSEKIKLELAESDQLPLEEKSITTTFTFGNSTLIVMWNDHPLAIHIDNKNIADNNRVLFNTIWNREVRIYKGKEGILQAFWEVIENTKDSVGFGLSKELADIYTVEWSNAWHEDRNTRNVKVRLVAYDDKKSRDYFTPRTKAKKDYLVRFLPRELQGPACVMISDTKIATFVYTEKQYQVIVNKNKETILAYRKYFEELWQKAKK; via the coding sequence ATGCACAAAGAAGCAGTCTTGCAACAGTTTGGCCTCACGGAAGCAGAGGTCAAAGTCTATCTCTATTTGCTACAATATGGTGAAGAGACAGCGAGTGAGATCGCGAAGAAGAACAGTATGAATCGCACGTTTACCTATGATCGGCTTAAGAAACTGCATGATGCTGGATTGGTTAGTTCTGTGATTAAAGATAACAAGAAGTATTTCCTCGCCACAGAACCACAGCAACTCCTTTCTCTACTCAAAGAACGCGAAGAGCAAATTAAAGACGTATTACCAGAATTGGAGAAGATGCGTAAACCTAAAGAAGATGTGCCAAAGGTAGAAGTATATTCGAGTTTGAAAGGTGTCAAGACCGCGCTTAATTTAATGCTTAAAGAACAGCAGACTGTGTTTGTTCATGGTTCTCTGAATCTCTTCAAAGGTGCGTTTTCGGTACATTTTGAGATTTGGAATACGAGACGAGTTAATTTGAAAATTCCCCTTAAGATTTTAAGTTCTGAAAAAATCAAATTAGAACTGGCGGAAAGCGATCAATTACCCCTCGAGGAAAAATCAATCACCACTACATTTACCTTTGGCAATTCTACATTAATTGTGATGTGGAACGATCATCCTTTGGCAATCCATATTGATAACAAGAATATTGCTGATAATAACCGAGTTTTGTTTAACACCATCTGGAATCGAGAAGTACGAATCTACAAAGGCAAAGAAGGCATTTTACAAGCATTCTGGGAAGTGATTGAAAATACGAAAGATAGTGTCGGCTTTGGATTGTCTAAAGAACTTGCTGATATCTACACAGTAGAATGGAGCAATGCTTGGCATGAAGATAGAAACACCCGTAATGTGAAAGTACGATTAGTAGCCTATGATGACAAAAAAAGTAGAGACTATTTTACACCACGTACCAAAGCCAAGAAAGACTACCTTGTACGTTTTCTACCCAGAGAGCTCCAAGGTCCAGCGTGCGTGATGATTTCAGATACAAAAATTGCAACCTTTGTCTACACAGAAAAACAATATCAAGTCATTGTCAACAAAAACAAAGAAACAATTCTAGCCTATCGAAAATACTTTGAAGAATTGTGGCAAAAAGCGAAAAAATAG
- a CDS encoding pyridoxal-phosphate dependent enzyme yields the protein MDPLRQQLYDELEARIGNTPLVQYAGELPNNNRLFLKQECDNPFGSHYDRVYVELFREFEEHRGLTPGSKVLETTSGTAGTAFAGIGRVLGYECHVAIPEGVDEAIVRVTREHGATIYRTPENEYVSGFPNFLREFLPQHRDFYFLNHSMGKRAGAGFSNNGITLQAFEAIAYEIMQKVRVDIYMPAVGNGSTVLGVARALSPKTKTIPFESVQAAVMYDQKYPGRYEQRFGIKPGTLPRHRLRGTSYQGIDFPHIKHAVEAGLISDAMLVSDRWQDHHYQERTGRKTFKELPHWDQTFTGYEDAGRSTRAGIACAIEVAKSVKDQNIVILAYDKADRYDSEAVIPY from the coding sequence ATGGATCCATTACGTCAACAACTCTATGATGAACTCGAAGCACGCATCGGCAACACACCGCTTGTGCAATACGCTGGTGAGCTTCCCAACAACAATCGTCTCTTCCTCAAACAAGAATGTGATAATCCTTTCGGTTCACATTACGATCGAGTTTATGTAGAACTATTTCGTGAGTTCGAAGAACATCGAGGACTCACACCTGGTTCCAAAGTTCTTGAAACAACCTCGGGAACAGCTGGTACTGCATTTGCAGGTATTGGAAGAGTTCTGGGATATGAATGTCACGTTGCTATCCCTGAAGGCGTGGATGAAGCCATTGTTCGTGTTACGCGAGAACATGGTGCGACTATTTATCGTACACCTGAAAATGAGTATGTAAGTGGTTTTCCTAATTTTCTTCGAGAGTTTCTTCCACAACATCGAGATTTTTATTTCCTGAATCACTCTATGGGTAAACGCGCTGGGGCTGGTTTTAGTAACAATGGAATAACACTACAAGCTTTTGAAGCAATTGCGTATGAAATTATGCAAAAAGTTAGAGTTGATATCTATATGCCTGCGGTGGGCAATGGGTCAACAGTTCTTGGTGTAGCTCGAGCCTTGAGTCCAAAAACTAAAACTATTCCTTTCGAATCTGTTCAAGCAGCAGTGATGTACGATCAAAAATATCCTGGCCGATACGAACAACGCTTTGGCATCAAACCTGGAACATTGCCACGTCATCGTCTACGTGGTACCAGTTACCAAGGTATCGATTTTCCCCACATCAAACACGCAGTTGAAGCTGGTTTAATCAGCGACGCCATGTTAGTCAGCGATCGCTGGCAAGACCACCACTATCAAGAACGTACTGGCAGAAAAACCTTCAAAGAATTACCTCATTGGGATCAAACCTTTACTGGCTATGAAGATGCTGGCCGTTCCACACGAGCAGGTATCGCGTGTGCCATAGAAGTTGCGAAGTCTGTCAAAGATCAAAATATCGTGATTCTTGCCTACGACAAAGCAGACAGATATGATTCAGAAGCAGTGATACCCTACTAA
- a CDS encoding ribosome biogenesis/translation initiation ATPase RLI encodes MRKRIAVIDRTKCRPDECGNYLCAKLCPVNRAGTECITPGEPDKKARIDEMLCTGCGICPNRCPFGAIQIINLPDTLSKDPVHRYGQNMFELYLLPTPVFGSVTGILGKNGIGKSTALKIMANMLKPNLGRFENPPDFKEVINHFKGTETQKFLEKLNKNEITLSYKPQQVDLIPKQTKGTVRELLARVDSKGTMMSVVEKLQLTHFLDNEIATISGGELQRVAIAASVLKNANLFLFDEPTSFLDIKQRVKVSEFIHGLADEKTAVMVIEHDLIILDYMTQYLNIMYGQEGAYGVVSGLKATREGINAFLEGYLREENVRFRDHAIKFEKAQDSRGAIPFPLISWPALKKTLGKFTLEIGAGTLHRDEVVGILGENGIGKTTLIKILAGLVTPDSGVIDTSVKVAYKAQYLESDSDLLVSEFLQRAIEKYSYQLIGAMDIEPLLTQKLSELSGGQLQRVAIAHCLSQDAQLFLLDEPSAYLDVEQRLKISKIIRNVAQERGITVLIVDHDLMFLDYISTRLIVFSGTPAVHGKMEGPFKMEEGMNRFLKDLNITLRRDMTSRRPRVNDVGSVKDREQRTEGKWYYS; translated from the coding sequence ATGCGTAAGCGTATTGCTGTTATTGATCGAACAAAATGCCGCCCTGATGAGTGTGGGAATTATCTTTGCGCTAAATTGTGCCCGGTTAATCGCGCAGGAACAGAATGTATTACTCCCGGAGAACCAGATAAGAAAGCACGTATTGATGAGATGTTATGTACAGGCTGCGGAATCTGTCCTAATCGCTGTCCATTTGGCGCAATTCAAATCATTAATCTGCCGGATACTCTTAGCAAAGACCCAGTTCATCGTTATGGACAAAATATGTTCGAGTTGTATTTGTTACCTACGCCAGTTTTTGGCAGTGTAACCGGAATTCTAGGGAAAAATGGTATTGGAAAATCAACCGCGCTTAAGATAATGGCGAATATGCTCAAACCAAATCTTGGCCGTTTCGAAAATCCTCCCGATTTTAAAGAAGTCATTAATCATTTCAAAGGCACTGAAACACAAAAATTTCTCGAGAAACTCAATAAAAATGAGATCACACTTAGCTACAAACCGCAACAAGTAGATTTGATACCGAAACAAACTAAAGGAACAGTGCGTGAATTACTCGCAAGAGTTGATTCTAAAGGGACAATGATGAGTGTTGTGGAGAAATTGCAATTGACCCATTTTCTGGATAATGAGATTGCGACAATTTCTGGAGGAGAATTGCAGCGTGTTGCGATTGCTGCAAGTGTTTTGAAAAATGCAAATTTATTTCTTTTTGATGAACCAACTTCTTTTTTAGATATTAAACAGCGTGTCAAAGTCTCAGAATTTATCCACGGTCTTGCTGATGAAAAAACAGCAGTCATGGTAATCGAGCACGATTTAATTATTTTAGATTACATGACTCAGTATCTTAACATAATGTATGGGCAAGAAGGCGCGTATGGTGTTGTCTCAGGATTGAAAGCAACACGCGAAGGTATCAATGCATTCTTAGAAGGATATTTGCGTGAGGAAAATGTACGATTCCGTGACCATGCTATCAAATTTGAAAAAGCACAAGATAGCCGAGGAGCTATACCATTTCCCCTTATTTCTTGGCCAGCACTCAAAAAAACATTAGGTAAATTTACTTTAGAGATTGGTGCAGGAACGCTACATCGAGATGAAGTAGTGGGAATCTTAGGAGAGAATGGCATTGGAAAAACCACGCTGATTAAAATTCTTGCAGGGTTAGTTACACCCGATTCCGGTGTCATTGATACTTCTGTTAAAGTTGCCTATAAAGCACAGTATCTGGAGAGTGACTCTGATTTGCTTGTAAGTGAATTTCTACAACGAGCAATTGAAAAATATTCTTATCAGCTCATTGGAGCAATGGATATTGAACCACTTTTAACTCAAAAATTGTCTGAGTTGTCAGGAGGACAGTTACAACGTGTGGCTATTGCGCATTGTTTATCACAAGATGCTCAATTATTTTTGTTAGATGAGCCTTCAGCATATCTTGATGTTGAACAGCGTCTAAAAATTTCCAAAATCATTCGTAATGTGGCACAAGAACGAGGGATTACTGTCTTAATTGTAGATCACGATTTGATGTTTCTGGATTATATTTCTACTCGTTTAATTGTCTTTTCAGGAACTCCAGCAGTTCATGGAAAGATGGAAGGACCATTTAAGATGGAAGAAGGCATGAATCGATTTTTGAAAGATTTGAACATCACTTTACGCAGAGATATGACTTCTCGCCGTCCTCGCGTGAATGATGTAGGGTCAGTGAAAGACCGAGAGCAGAGAACCGAAGGAAAATGGTATTATAGTTAG
- a CDS encoding ABC transporter ATP-binding protein, whose product MNILEVKNLVKEYKTKTGTFRAVDGISFQVKKGEIFGLLGINGAGKSTTINMLTGLLRPTSGTISMFGKDFLKNEEECKQRFNVATAYYNLSQNLTIKQNLKVYALLYNVKNADTKIKELCSQFSLQHLFNTKLVLLSSGERTRVVLVKALLSDPELLFLDECTVGLDPDMAEITRDMIAKYHKKTNCTIIFTSHYMQEVEKLCDRVAFVDQGKIVKMGRPKDLIAELKVQRISLTISKNQKALRAFLKKEGISFEEKGDLFIFSVENRTNIIYPLFEKFIERNLVFEDLVLEKPTLEEYFLSRSRK is encoded by the coding sequence ATGAATATTCTTGAGGTCAAAAACCTGGTTAAAGAGTACAAAACAAAAACAGGTACGTTTCGTGCAGTAGATGGCATTTCATTTCAAGTTAAAAAAGGAGAGATATTCGGACTCTTAGGAATTAACGGTGCAGGAAAATCCACCACGATCAACATGCTTACAGGTCTTTTACGCCCAACCTCGGGTACCATCAGCATGTTTGGAAAAGATTTTCTTAAAAATGAAGAAGAATGCAAACAACGATTTAATGTCGCCACTGCGTACTATAACCTAAGCCAAAATCTAACCATCAAACAAAATCTTAAAGTCTACGCTTTGCTTTATAATGTCAAAAATGCCGATACCAAGATCAAAGAACTCTGCTCGCAGTTTTCATTACAACATCTCTTTAACACCAAACTGGTTCTGCTTAGTTCGGGAGAACGTACTCGTGTTGTTTTAGTCAAAGCTCTTCTTAGCGACCCCGAACTTCTCTTTCTCGATGAATGTACTGTTGGTCTTGACCCAGACATGGCAGAAATTACACGCGACATGATTGCAAAATATCACAAAAAAACTAATTGCACTATCATCTTCACATCTCATTATATGCAAGAAGTAGAAAAGTTATGTGATCGGGTTGCGTTTGTTGATCAAGGCAAGATTGTTAAAATGGGTAGACCAAAAGATCTTATTGCTGAACTCAAAGTTCAGCGTATTTCATTAACTATCTCTAAAAATCAAAAAGCATTACGAGCTTTCCTCAAGAAAGAGGGTATTAGTTTTGAAGAAAAAGGTGATCTCTTTATTTTTAGTGTTGAAAATCGTACCAATATCATTTATCCTTTGTTTGAAAAATTTATTGAACGTAATCTCGTCTTTGAGGATCTTGTTTTGGAAAAACCAACATTGGAAGAATATTTTCTTTCGAGGTCACGCAAATGA
- a CDS encoding ABC transporter permease: MKLHRVKAMLLNYYYFSLDSLDRLFDIFYWPIIDIFIWGFMTFYIQGLSEYNILNTVLGGIVLWIFLWRTSQDIVVYLLESFWSRSLYHLFSSPLKSSELLTSLLVTGFVRAFAAFGVMLSVSYLLYHFNVFIYNWFHFSILISILLIMGWGMGMLVSSFIFLFGTRVQVLAWSPVWVLQPFSCVFYPLSALPSWAAKIAIVLPTTHVFEQMRATVHGQPLNVPSVIYALVVSIIFLCIAAYIVSWAVESSRRNGKLAKAE; this comes from the coding sequence ATGAAACTACATCGTGTCAAAGCCATGTTATTGAACTATTACTATTTCTCACTTGATAGTCTTGATCGACTTTTTGATATCTTTTATTGGCCAATTATTGACATTTTTATTTGGGGATTTATGACCTTCTACATCCAAGGTCTTTCAGAATATAATATTCTCAATACAGTTTTGGGTGGAATTGTGTTATGGATTTTCTTATGGCGAACCAGTCAAGACATCGTTGTTTATCTTCTCGAAAGTTTTTGGTCAAGAAGTCTATATCATCTGTTTTCTTCTCCACTCAAAAGCAGTGAGTTACTTACCTCATTACTTGTTACGGGATTTGTCCGCGCATTCGCCGCATTTGGTGTCATGCTTAGCGTAAGTTATCTGCTCTATCATTTCAACGTCTTCATCTACAATTGGTTTCACTTTAGCATCCTCATTTCCATTTTACTCATCATGGGGTGGGGTATGGGTATGTTAGTCAGTTCCTTCATTTTTCTTTTTGGAACGCGCGTACAAGTCCTTGCGTGGAGTCCAGTTTGGGTTTTACAACCATTTAGTTGTGTTTTCTATCCGCTCAGCGCGCTTCCTAGTTGGGCAGCAAAAATAGCAATAGTTCTTCCCACCACTCATGTCTTTGAACAAATGCGCGCCACCGTTCATGGTCAACCACTCAACGTACCCTCCGTCATCTACGCATTAGTAGTTTCCATAATCTTTCTGTGCATCGCTGCGTATATTGTATCTTGGGCAGTAGAATCATCAAGACGAAATGGGAAACTAGCCAAAGCAGAATAA
- a CDS encoding class I SAM-dependent methyltransferase, translating into MSNTFFEGTTYGSGKFKGLLPEYYPPKYRLYIEEETKLLLELVQNSKRILEAGVGIGRLIPVLAPVVKDFVGIDNAEYMIEKSKEVASHFPNVTIYKLEIEKAAEFFSPFYFEHTLCLWNTLGNVRNEEDILRILREITDKSIFITVFLKGTKKDRLELYHAIDVDIQKYDEESETFFLDGYVSRTYNLQDVKLLATKIGLKIKQSKILGGVVLFVELVKI; encoded by the coding sequence ATGAGTAATACTTTCTTTGAAGGAACAACATATGGATCAGGAAAATTCAAAGGATTACTCCCAGAGTATTATCCTCCAAAATACAGACTATATATTGAAGAAGAGACTAAGTTACTTTTAGAACTGGTACAAAATTCGAAAAGGATTTTGGAAGCAGGTGTGGGTATTGGAAGACTTATTCCTGTCCTTGCACCGGTTGTGAAAGATTTTGTAGGTATTGATAATGCCGAGTATATGATTGAAAAGTCCAAAGAGGTTGCGAGCCATTTTCCAAATGTGACAATCTATAAACTTGAAATTGAAAAAGCAGCTGAGTTTTTTTCTCCGTTTTATTTTGAGCATACCCTCTGTTTATGGAACACATTAGGAAATGTAAGAAATGAGGAAGATATTCTTAGAATATTACGTGAAATTACAGACAAAAGTATATTTATTACCGTTTTTCTCAAAGGAACAAAAAAAGACAGATTAGAATTGTATCATGCAATAGATGTAGATATACAAAAGTATGATGAGGAATCTGAAACTTTTTTTCTAGACGGTTACGTTTCCCGGACTTATAATTTACAAGACGTAAAACTTCTGGCAACAAAAATAGGTCTAAAAATCAAACAATCTAAAATATTAGGTGGAGTCGTTCTTTTTGTAGAGTTAGTAAAGATATAA